The window CTGCGGACTACAAGCCAATCTGGGCCGCGAACTAAAAGCCGCCTTCCCAATGGTTGTTGACCAGAACAACGTCAAAGTGGTGCTGATCTTCCAAAATCGCTAGCGGCCCCTGTTTGGCGAAGGATTACTTCGCCATCCAACCAACCACGTCGGCAGCGTCCATGTAACGAATCGTGGCACTGACCCCGGTGGAATCGAATGCATTTCCGGTAGTGTCCGTGATGGCTCCGGGAACGAAAGCGGCCGTGATATCGCCGTATTCCGTCACGGTGGTCACGACGATCGTGTAGGGCCCGGCCCCCGAGCCGGACATGTAGAAGTTGGAGGCGCCGGCGTCCCCGGGGAAGGTCATGTCCATGGCGTTTTTGTCCATGCCCAGCACGGGCTCACTGAAAGTCACCGAGAAGCGCACCGGAAGAACCGTCGCCGGGACCTGCTGGGTCGAGGCCGGGGCGAGCGGAGACGTCATGTACGGCGCATTTGCATCGTAGTCGCGAATGAACGGTCCGCTGGAGGCAACATTCGGAACGGCGTTCCCATCCTCGGCCACGCCGGCCGGGATCGAGACTTCGATTCGCTCCAGCACCGAATCCGGAACAAGATCGAACGTGTAGATGCGACCATCGGTGGATTGGAAGTTCTCAACTGTGGCGTTGGTGACGACCATATCGCTTGCTTCAAAGCCCGTGACTGCACGCCGGAATGTCGCGGTTGCGGGAATCGGTGAATCCTCCGTCGGACTTGGAGAGTCCGAAGTGACGACGACGTTGAGCGGCTTCTCCTCGCCGGCGGCTCCGGCAAATCGATAACTGGCGTAACCGATTCCGTAGTCGTTCAGATCCAGGGGCGTGTTGCCGATATTCGTATCGGGAGGATCCATTGTCGGCAGGAACTGGTTCGAGAGATAATCGCTCACGTAGTTGCCGACGTACGCCAGGGCGCGAATATCGTCGCCCACTTGCAGATCGGGCAAACGATCGAGCGGAATTGCGACCTCGATACCGGTTGTCACCAGAGCCGGATCGGTGCCGACAAATTCGAAGTTGCTCTGCCATCCATCCCCCACACCATCGACGTTTGCGTTGTTCATGCCGATGCGGATTCCCTGACGCGCATCGATCATTGGATTGGTTGTGGCGCCGCTGTCGAAGTCGTCGGTCGAGCGTTCTTCCTGCTGACGGAAATCGACTTCGTGGAATGTCCAGTCGGCCGTGCCGTTATTGTACGTGTCGAAGAACTTGAATCCGAAGTAATAGTCCGCGTTCATACCCGTCGGCAGTACGCAGCCGTTCATGTAGCCGTACGCGAACCAATTGTCGTAGACCCAACTGATCCACGGAATCTCGTTTTCGCCGGTGTCGGGTTGGGAGGCATCGTCCAGGAAGAACCCCATCACGTTGCCGTTCGATTCCAGGTTCCCGGCCATGAAGACGTAGAGGAACTCGTCATCGTTGGCCATGTAGAGCGCGTTCAGCTCGCTGCCGCTCTCCATCAGAATGCCGGCCGATTGATCGCCGAATCCTGTACTGACGCCTTGAACGGCGATCGGAGGACCGTATGCATCGTCCAGCGTTCCATCGATGATGATGCCGGTCGGCTGTCCCTTGATCGCGAACCAGCCAAGTTCCGTCACGGGCGCCGTCACGCGATTGCGCTTCAAGTAAAACGTCGCATCGGCGACCTGAACCCACGAATTTGTTGTCGGATCGTCAGTCTGGCAGAGAGCGAGCGTGCCCTCGACCAGGCCGGCGATTTCATCCGGATTGTAGGAAAGGGTCAGCGAGGCACTCGTCCAGCCCACGCGGTCGGTGGTCAGTTGCCACGCGACGTTTGCTGTCTCAGATTCATCGCCGAGCATTCCCAGATGTTCGTCGGTGTAGTAATGCACGAGCGTAGTCTGCGAGGCTCCACCAGCCCCGTTGTCCGCGCCATCGCCATCGGAATAGTCGATCGCGACTCCCGAGTGCCCGAGACGTACGGGGGGAACCAGGCCGGTGCCGACCGGCGAGTAGCGTTGCGCGCCACCGGCGTCCGTCGCGCCGTCGCCCTCGATCACCATGAAATCTGTGCGGAAGATATTGGAACTGGGTGCGTATGCGAAGGCGTCTTCGAAATGATCGCCGTCGAAATCTGCAAACATCCCGGGCGGCAAGCCCAGGTTGTCGTCCTCGCTGCGGCCGGAGAGCGTGAAGAAATCATCCGCACTGGTCAGCGTGTGGATCACTCCCCACGACGTGAACGGATAATCGTACGCAACCACATGCCCGACCATGGTGGATGCGCCTTCCGCCCAGGCGAAATCGCCGTAGATGATCTGCGGCGTAGCGGTTCCGAGAAGATGCACGGGTGCCGCGCGATAGGCGTCGGAATCCGTCGTCGGTAGCAGCAACCGGATCTCGTTCCATGCGCTGGTGGCGGCGTCGGTGTCCAAGTCTACGATTTCACCGCGGAGTGCTGACGTTCCCGGCAGAATCGTGATGGTCACGTTCGTGGAGTTGCGTGAGGACGTAAAGAGGTCCAAGCCTTCTGCGCCATCGAAGTCCGCGAGCGCTCCGTCGGCCCCGAATCCTTCATCATCGCCGAGGATTCGCGTCTCCCCCGCCGGACCGATGGCGCCGTCGGTATCGAGCGTCAACGTCCCGGATGTAAGCGGGCCATAGAGGATGTACGCGTCGGCGGTTCCCTGCGAGGTTGCGAACAGATCGTTCCATCCGTCCCCGTCGACATCGCCGATCGCCGACGAGCCACCGAACTGATCCATGGTATCATCGCCAAAGATGCGCAACTCGCCGGCGGGACTCACGGCATCCAATCCACTCGTCGTCGTATCCAGATCGATGATCTGATTCGGCAAGATGGGAGAGCCCCAGATCACATAACCTTCGCCGGCGCGTCCCCGTCCTCCCGGATCGCCGTCCGGCGCTGCGATGAACAAGTCGTCGATGCCATCGCCGTTCAGATCGCCGGCGGTCATTGCGCTGCCCAGATGATCCGCATCGTCATCGCCGAGGATAAGAGTTTCACTTGTCCTTGGGGCTTCCGCGGCGGTCCCGAGCGTATACGATCCCGGCGCGAAGCTCTCCGCACCGTACAGAATGTAGATCGCGCCATTCCCCGTGCCGGCCAGTGTGTCCGCCATCGGCGCACCGATGGCCAGGTCGCCAACTCCGTCGCCGTTGAAATCACCGCCTGCGAGGGCGACGCCAAAGTCCGAGCTACTTCCGGGAACGCTGAATCGGATGATGTGGTGCTGGGCGAGTGTGGCGTCGGAACTCATCGTGTCCATGCCGAAGAAGTACGGATCGGTGAGGAGAATCTCCACGCGATCGGGTTCTCCGATTTCCTGGATGCCGAGACACAGATCGGGTCGGCCGTCGCCGTTGAAGTCGGTGTTTCCGCCCGTTATCTCGGCCCAATAGGGCCCGCCGTACTTCGCAAGGAAGTAGCGATTGCGGTTTTCGCCGCGGTATCGCGCCGAATCCGGCAACTGCGCGGAAGCGACCCCGGCGGCCGCAAGAATAACGATCAGCAGCAGACGTGAGACACGCATGCGACTTCCCCCGAATCAGGTTTCTACGAATGTCCGCAGGCTATGAGATGGAACCGGCCCTGTCGCAACAGGAAACGGGCGAGCCCCGTGGCATACCGGACTATGGATGGATATGGATGCGCTATCGACACTGGTCGCAGGCGACTTCGGGAGCAAGTCGGAATCCCGCCCCTCCCAAGGCTTGACTCCCCGGCATCGCATCCGCAGGGTCGGGCCGTTGCAGCAGCCACTTCCCCTCAGGACAGACGCCCGGTGGACGAACGGAAGCCCTCTTCTCGCTACAAGCGCACGGACAATGGCCTGCTGGTGGCCGTCGAAGGAATCGACGGTGCCGGCAAGACGACCCAGTGTCTGATGTTGCGCGATTGGCTGCACGAGCAGGGCGTCGGCTGCTCGATGTTCCATGAGCCCACCCACGGCCCGATCGGCGAGGAACTGCGGCGCCTGGCCCGCAGCGGACGCCTCGAACCGCAGCAGGAATTCGAGTACTTTCGCAAGGATCGCATCTACGACGTGGAGACGAACATCGCGCCGGCGCTGGCCCGGGGCGAGGTGGTGATCATGGATCGCTACTACATCTCGTCGATCGCGTACCAGGGCGCGCTCGGGCTCGACGCGGCGGAAATCCAGGCCGCCAATGAGGCGATTGCTCCGCGACCGGACCTGATCTTCCTGCTAGATGCGCCGGTGCGCGATGCGCTCGGCCGCGTGATCGAGCGCGACGACGCCGGACCCAATCTGTTCGAGCGCGAAGAGTACCAACTCGAAGTCCAGCGGCGGTTCGCGTTGCTCGACATGCCGGGAATCTGCCGGATCAACGCGGCCCGAGGCATCTCAGAGGTCCACGAAGAGATGCGCGAGATTGTGCCGCTTCCCCCATACGATTTCTTCGGAGCACCAAAGCGCGAAGGCTGACCCGCGCAAGACGTGCTTGCCCACACCACCGATTGACAGTAGACAACGCGTACCGAACGAAGCAACGGCATCCCCAAGGAGTGTGCGATGCGGCGACAGGTTGTTTTGCTGTTCCCGGTGTTCCTGGCGATCGCCCTTCTGCTTAATGCCCCGCACCTCGGCGGGTTTCTGATCACCGACGATCTTCCGATGCTCTACCGCACGTCGCCGCTGTCCGGTGCGGGATTCTGGGATTGCTGGAAGGTCTGGGGGAACGGATTCTGGCGCCCGCTGAATTGCGTGATGTTTTTCGTTCTGCAGCGAATCGCAGGATTCAATGCCCTTCCCTTCGATGTTCTGGCAGTGGTCATTCATGCCATCGTGGCGACACTGACCGTCGTCGTGGGCACTCGTGTGCTGCGACTGGCGATGGCTCCAGCGGTTCTCGCAGGCGTCCTGATGGTCGTGCATGTCGGCGCCTTTCATCCGCTCTCACAACTGAATGCCGCGTGCGATTCGACGTTCGCAGCGGGGCTGTTGCTCTTTGTTCTGGGCTGTCATGCATTACGAGAGAGCCCCACGCGTCTGGCAATCGCCCAATGGGTTGGTGGATTGACCATCTGCGCCCTCAGCAAAGAACTGGTCGTTCTCCTTCCCGTCTACTTCCTACTATGGACGGGAACGTGGCGTTGGAAAGCATTGTCGCCTCGGCAACGGATGGCCGGCGCTGTGACGCTAGCCGTCTCTGGCGCTTACTTCATCGCGCTCTTGCTGGGGCAGTTCCTGGCGGAGAATTCTTACTCGGGCGAACAGCGAGTCCTGCTGAACCCAGTTTCATTCGGGCGCCAGGTTGCCGATTACCTGTTCTCCGTCGGGGTGCCATACATCCACGTGGTCGAAGCCCCATTCGGAGCCATCTCCCTGTCGCACAACACTCTTTGGGGAATTCGTGGACTGATCGCGATTGGGGTCCTCGTGTTCGCATGGAAGTCCTGGCAGGGCGCAATTCCAAGGCAACAGACAATTCTCGCCGTTTCGTTGGTGCTGCCGCTGCTTCCCCCGAGCCTGCTCGCCGATCCCCCGCAAAGCCGGTATCTCTATTCTGCTCTCCCATTCTTTTGCCTGCTGCTGGCCGATGTGGTCCATCGCGCCCGGCGGCGGAGCCCATTACTCGGGCGATGGGCCTTCGGCGGAGTCTGCGTGCTCGGAGTCGTTTACGCGATGGGGTTCTATGCGTCCCCCACTGTCGATGCGACGAGGCAAACGGAGCGTGCTGTGGAGGCCTTTATCCACGACGCGAAGGGGTATTCGAAGGACTGGATCGACGGCACGATGATCTCCATCTACGCCCATCCGCACCCGGGACAGGGAGAGAGTCGGTGGGTTTACTCGCAACTCCTCTTCGAACTCTTCATCCCGGAGAAGGACGTCACGGTCGTGCTCGATCACATTGTCCCGGAGACCTCCGCGGCCTATGCGTTCGACTCGAATGTCCTGAGGCTCAGGCCGATCCCGCCGGGCAGCCATCTTTAGGGTGGCTAAGGTCGCGGCCTTGTGCTTGGCAATAGGCTCCGATTCGGAAGGAACCGGCACTCCATGACCATCCGCGTACTGCCACAGACACTGATCAACCAGATCGCCGCCGGCGAGGTGGTGGTCAATATGGCCAGCGTCTTGAAGGAGATGGTGGAGAACTCGATCGATGCGGGCG of the bacterium genome contains:
- a CDS encoding FG-GAP repeat protein, producing MRVSRLLLIVILAAAGVASAQLPDSARYRGENRNRYFLAKYGGPYWAEITGGNTDFNGDGRPDLCLGIQEIGEPDRVEILLTDPYFFGMDTMSSDATLAQHHIIRFSVPGSSSDFGVALAGGDFNGDGVGDLAIGAPMADTLAGTGNGAIYILYGAESFAPGSYTLGTAAEAPRTSETLILGDDDADHLGSAMTAGDLNGDGIDDLFIAAPDGDPGGRGRAGEGYVIWGSPILPNQIIDLDTTTSGLDAVSPAGELRIFGDDTMDQFGGSSAIGDVDGDGWNDLFATSQGTADAYILYGPLTSGTLTLDTDGAIGPAGETRILGDDEGFGADGALADFDGAEGLDLFTSSRNSTNVTITILPGTSALRGEIVDLDTDAATSAWNEIRLLLPTTDSDAYRAAPVHLLGTATPQIIYGDFAWAEGASTMVGHVVAYDYPFTSWGVIHTLTSADDFFTLSGRSEDDNLGLPPGMFADFDGDHFEDAFAYAPSSNIFRTDFMVIEGDGATDAGGAQRYSPVGTGLVPPVRLGHSGVAIDYSDGDGADNGAGGASQTTLVHYYTDEHLGMLGDESETANVAWQLTTDRVGWTSASLTLSYNPDEIAGLVEGTLALCQTDDPTTNSWVQVADATFYLKRNRVTAPVTELGWFAIKGQPTGIIIDGTLDDAYGPPIAVQGVSTGFGDQSAGILMESGSELNALYMANDDEFLYVFMAGNLESNGNVMGFFLDDASQPDTGENEIPWISWVYDNWFAYGYMNGCVLPTGMNADYYFGFKFFDTYNNGTADWTFHEVDFRQQEERSTDDFDSGATTNPMIDARQGIRIGMNNANVDGVGDGWQSNFEFVGTDPALVTTGIEVAIPLDRLPDLQVGDDIRALAYVGNYVSDYLSNQFLPTMDPPDTNIGNTPLDLNDYGIGYASYRFAGAAGEEKPLNVVVTSDSPSPTEDSPIPATATFRRAVTGFEASDMVVTNATVENFQSTDGRIYTFDLVPDSVLERIEVSIPAGVAEDGNAVPNVASSGPFIRDYDANAPYMTSPLAPASTQQVPATVLPVRFSVTFSEPVLGMDKNAMDMTFPGDAGASNFYMSGSGAGPYTIVVTTVTEYGDITAAFVPGAITDTTGNAFDSTGVSATIRYMDAADVVGWMAK
- the tmk gene encoding dTMP kinase gives rise to the protein MDERKPSSRYKRTDNGLLVAVEGIDGAGKTTQCLMLRDWLHEQGVGCSMFHEPTHGPIGEELRRLARSGRLEPQQEFEYFRKDRIYDVETNIAPALARGEVVIMDRYYISSIAYQGALGLDAAEIQAANEAIAPRPDLIFLLDAPVRDALGRVIERDDAGPNLFEREEYQLEVQRRFALLDMPGICRINAARGISEVHEEMREIVPLPPYDFFGAPKREG